One part of the Bacteroidia bacterium genome encodes these proteins:
- a CDS encoding HAMP domain-containing sensor histidine kinase — protein MKSKLPSSILVSLYLSIGLTIFYVFIRSAASDWNFADSFGEILLFLFVTFLSLVMTLEWLVYRRLKSLQLVNQREIKKLKDLETYRREFLGEVSHELKTPIFAVQGFIHTLMDGAIDDEKVKMKFLKKAMRNADRLSSLVEDLLIITQAESGEMEMRIRKFRIYELIIDVIESLEYKFTKKNRNISFRLVSNGHEDTYVLADRERILQVLTNLVDNAIKYGDSEGEIQVALTSEENKMYVSVADEGKGIDQEHLDKIFRRFYRVDKSRSRDKGGTGLGLAICKHLLKLHGEQITVESSPGTGTVFSFSLKMTSDH, from the coding sequence ATGAAATCTAAACTCCCTTCCTCTATACTCGTCTCCCTCTATTTGAGCATTGGGCTCACCATATTTTACGTATTTATCAGGTCCGCTGCCAGCGATTGGAATTTTGCAGATTCTTTCGGAGAGATACTGCTATTCTTATTTGTTACTTTTCTGAGTCTGGTGATGACCCTCGAGTGGTTGGTATACCGCCGACTGAAGTCATTGCAGCTGGTCAATCAGCGGGAAATAAAGAAGCTTAAAGACCTGGAAACCTATAGGCGCGAGTTTTTGGGAGAAGTGTCGCATGAGTTAAAGACCCCTATTTTTGCAGTTCAGGGATTTATCCATACCCTGATGGATGGAGCGATTGATGATGAGAAAGTGAAGATGAAATTCCTGAAGAAAGCCATGCGAAATGCGGATCGGCTTTCCAGTCTTGTGGAGGATTTGTTGATCATTACACAGGCAGAGTCGGGGGAGATGGAAATGAGGATTCGAAAGTTCAGAATCTATGAGTTGATCATCGATGTCATCGAATCTTTAGAATATAAATTCACCAAGAAAAATAGAAATATATCTTTTCGACTTGTGAGCAATGGGCATGAAGACACATATGTTTTGGCAGATCGTGAGAGAATTCTCCAGGTACTCACAAATCTGGTTGACAATGCCATCAAATATGGTGATTCAGAAGGAGAGATCCAGGTAGCCCTTACCTCGGAAGAAAATAAGATGTATGTAAGTGTGGCTGATGAAGGAAAAGGGATAGATCAGGAACACCTGGACAAGATCTTCCGCAGGTTTTATCGAGTGGACAAAAGTCGCTCAAGAGATAAGGGGGGAACGGGCCTTGGGCTGGCTATCTGCAAGCACTTACTCAAACTCCACGGAGAGCAAATTACAGTTGAAAGCAGTCCCGGAACAGGAACCGTTTTTAGCTTCTCCCTTAAAATGACTTCAGATCATTAA
- a CDS encoding PKD domain-containing protein, whose product MKQLLTFLASCLLGSVLMAQPCAPNSTVPYLEDFETFTTGSPGTVGQNWTRTSNNTGSLGWFVDNGGTGSGGTGPATDHTTGTSAGIYMYTETSSPTALGDTFALTSPCIDLVGTTAPRLTFWYHMFGAGMGTLEVHILDGTTDSTVWSLSGQQQQSDSEPYRQAIIDLTAYVGMNVQVSFVSIHGGDFTGDMAIDDVALFQAPDVDVLANSLLSPQSDCGLTASEAVTVQVINQGALALNNAVASFSLDGSPFGAPEAIPGPIAPGDTVDFTFTATADLSVSGSHTLVVVATSPQDTLNMNDTVSATIISIPLVNSFPYFEDFEAGFGGWTPDVLNSQNSTWAFGTPQKSTIQGASSGLNAWVNGGLSGSYNANENSAVNGPCFDFSSLTNPLIRMDVWWNSEFSWDGAVLQSSLDAGQTWQNVGAVGDPNNWYTDNTINGNPGGQQEGWSGRVSTNNGSGGWVRAEHLLDGLGGQPSVLLRIAFGSDGSVQDDGFAFDNINILELPPINGSMLSSSAPNSGCGLSAAETVTLSFTNVGTTAISNFPISYSVNGGTPVSEQFSNTLNAGDTATYSFTTGADLSTPAVYDIRAWFTIPGDTDGFNDTISFSVEHFTPDVLPYFEDLQSFIPGAPLPTGWDVTTTSASNGVGWLVDQGGTGSSGTGPNTDHTLMTGAGLYFYTETSGGVQGDTYTLTTNCIDLSGASLPKLSFWYHMHGADMGSLEAKVVQADGTETSVFLATGQQQQIQSDPYLEAIADLTSFAGETIQLRFVGTRGNGFTGDMAIDDISIKEPAPIDALADEVLAPLSGCALTANEAVSVSVVNFGSSPLANTVASFSVDGGAFTTPETIPTTIAPGDTLAYTFTATADLSAPGFHDITIVTTSVTPADTLNQNDTVRLSLITYPQVATFPYSEDFENGEGGWLAGGVNNSWTFGTPAKSVIQGASSGVNAWVTGGLATGDYNANEQSWVVSPCFDFSGLSSASISLDIWWEIFFSTDGAVLQSSIDGGQSWQNVGAFGDPNNWFSDNTIDAQPGGSSEGWSGTTGFGGGPGQWVTARHNLDGLAGESQVILRMAFGSGAFSQTDGMAFDNVNIFQGPPVDMRAEAILSPLGSSCFSGTEDVIVQLINKGSLTLDFSTDNTTVGVNISGPNPQSLSSVISAGSLNPDDTLDYTITVPADLTTPGIYTLTAYVAAPGDTLSGNDTTASVTLQSIPLQLGTLTEDFENFDPVTNNGWVITNPTPFVGWRPDQAGTGSSGTGPAVDLTLGTAAGTYFYTETSGGGQGDTYSFLSPCVDLSVNPDPKLAFGWHMFGADMGTLEVHIITPTLDTIVFTRSGPFQTADTDPWETDTVDLNFVGTETIQIEFVGVRGNGFTGDMAIDDVKIILFSPEDVEPTALIQPTSDCGLADTSIVEISYSNVGPDTIIGVDLSYNINGGTYITETVGDTIAPGATITHTFATRADLSAAGTYDIGVVTNAANDINKFNDTVSYVIDSRPVVSSYPYVEDFESGNGGWSSDGTNNSWAFGTPAKNTIVGASSGVNAWVTGGLGTGSYNASENSFLLGPCFDFSTLDSPTVFLDVWWNAEFSWDGAALQTSIDDGASWQTIGNVGDPDNWYTDNTINGSPGGQPQGWSGRDISGNGSGGWVTAQNRLFGLGGQPKVLMRIAFGSDGSVQDDGVAFDNIKITGLIDQDAGATTLLYPLGECGLTANDSIVVGVSNLGRDTLNGPFTFNYILNGGTQQSITINDQILPNRGIPVVISNVDLSPPGPYTLKAWPSGINGDANNFNDTLSVTIESSPGGPLPISDNFNNYPDGEEIFADLVNDQFADLPWEVNFNGTGSTNTGPSDDVTGGGGYIYMEASGSADSDQARLSTGCLDLTTATNPKLFYSYHMYGSSIGFLSIDGETAAGQTNLGLLIGEQQFDSNDPWITDTIDLAPFIGQTINITFTGQITADPTGTTFRGDIALDNIEIRELLANDVGVTNILAPTGEDCGNDSTIIEVEIVNYGTNAQSNFPVSANISGGTVATVNGNFNGTLDAGDTATMVIGGFNSNTGGVMTISAFTGLGSDQFFGNNTAVGVAVFAVSPEAPLAVNDSVCFTDTAMFDLAVTGIADEFYWYDSITGGNLIATGTSYQTPMLTSSINYYVEARSFRPQQLETSLNELFNAQDGSMFDLTAIGGPIEVDSFDINIDGAPGPTINVEVYYLDSSYTTSYDGVSITNPNDWTLLGTTSVVSAGEGNATRVPVGGLAIPEGSTYGIYLTATGISGLTHDFGTSNYGGPGLNLSAGISVAYPFGGASNNQVLTNRSFSGRVYYQNLGCSSDRTPVSGTILPVPPVDLGPDGIECEGFLLDASNPTFVSYDWGNNITTPTLRADTTGSYVVNIVDIFGCTASDTAVLIINDAPDVDLGPDRTECNMVTLDAGNPGASYIWSVAGQFAQTLDVDQSGTYSVTVNQLGCETTDSVNVTILPGPVVDLGADREACDPITLDAGNVGSTFLWSTGESSQTIMVMPPPTGTSDTISVTVTTANGCDDSGQIIITGGTEPVVDLGMDQVACDSVVLDAGNAGATFLWSSGGTAQTETIRQSGSITVIVAEANGCSATDTVDVTVNTIPTADFTFNAPNYLFTYDFTNSSTGGVDSVLWDFGDGAGTSTDLNPSYTYGLAGAFEVTLIVYNDCGTDTTKQVLAGVAIDEEFNAMISVYPNPTTEDFYVELNGFDFQADKLTIEVTDTRGRKVFQHVEENIFGLYRQRVDLTRHAEGVYLVRISDGERTAYKRIMKE is encoded by the coding sequence ATGAAGCAATTACTTACCTTTTTAGCGTCATGTCTTCTGGGTTCTGTACTGATGGCGCAGCCTTGTGCTCCCAACAGTACTGTCCCTTATTTGGAAGACTTTGAAACGTTTACAACAGGTAGCCCGGGAACGGTAGGTCAAAACTGGACACGTACTTCAAACAACACTGGCTCTTTGGGCTGGTTTGTTGATAATGGAGGTACAGGATCTGGTGGTACCGGCCCTGCTACTGACCACACAACCGGAACCAGTGCCGGTATTTACATGTACACGGAAACTTCATCCCCTACAGCTTTGGGTGATACGTTCGCACTCACTTCTCCGTGTATAGACCTGGTAGGAACTACTGCACCCCGTCTTACATTCTGGTATCATATGTTTGGTGCTGGAATGGGTACCCTTGAGGTACATATTCTTGACGGGACTACAGATTCTACAGTATGGTCCTTGAGTGGCCAACAACAGCAGTCTGACTCAGAGCCTTACAGACAGGCCATTATAGACTTGACTGCTTATGTTGGGATGAATGTACAGGTTTCCTTTGTGAGTATTCATGGAGGCGACTTTACAGGAGATATGGCTATAGATGATGTAGCTTTATTTCAGGCACCGGATGTAGACGTCCTTGCCAATTCTCTTCTTTCTCCACAATCTGATTGTGGACTTACTGCTTCAGAGGCAGTAACTGTACAGGTAATCAACCAGGGAGCTCTGGCGCTAAATAACGCAGTTGCTTCATTCTCACTCGATGGCAGTCCTTTCGGTGCTCCGGAAGCCATCCCTGGTCCGATCGCACCTGGCGATACCGTTGACTTCACCTTTACTGCTACTGCGGACCTTTCTGTATCTGGTTCGCATACGCTGGTGGTAGTTGCCACTAGTCCGCAGGATACCCTGAATATGAATGATACGGTTTCAGCAACCATCATTTCTATTCCTTTGGTAAACTCCTTCCCTTATTTCGAAGATTTTGAAGCAGGTTTTGGAGGATGGACACCAGATGTACTGAATTCTCAGAATAGTACCTGGGCATTTGGCACTCCCCAAAAGTCAACCATTCAGGGAGCTTCTTCCGGCTTGAATGCCTGGGTAAATGGAGGCCTTTCTGGTTCCTATAATGCCAATGAAAACTCTGCGGTCAATGGACCCTGTTTCGATTTCTCTAGCCTGACAAACCCATTGATAAGAATGGACGTTTGGTGGAACTCGGAATTTAGCTGGGATGGAGCTGTCCTTCAATCTTCTTTAGATGCAGGACAGACCTGGCAGAATGTAGGAGCTGTTGGAGATCCAAATAATTGGTATACCGACAACACAATCAATGGTAATCCCGGTGGACAGCAAGAAGGTTGGTCTGGCCGTGTGAGCACCAATAATGGTTCTGGTGGCTGGGTACGCGCTGAGCATCTGTTGGATGGTCTAGGCGGTCAGCCAAGTGTTCTATTGAGAATCGCCTTTGGATCAGATGGATCTGTACAGGATGATGGATTTGCTTTTGACAACATCAACATCCTTGAACTTCCTCCGATCAATGGATCTATGCTTAGCAGCAGTGCTCCAAACAGTGGTTGTGGCCTTTCAGCTGCAGAGACTGTGACTCTTAGTTTTACAAATGTGGGTACTACTGCAATCAGCAATTTCCCTATTTCTTATAGTGTAAATGGAGGAACGCCTGTATCCGAGCAATTCAGCAATACCCTGAATGCTGGAGATACTGCTACCTATTCATTTACTACAGGTGCTGATTTGAGTACACCAGCTGTTTATGATATAAGAGCCTGGTTCACCATTCCTGGTGATACGGATGGTTTCAATGATACGATCAGCTTTTCTGTTGAACACTTTACGCCTGATGTCCTTCCATACTTTGAGGATCTCCAAAGCTTTATTCCTGGAGCACCTCTTCCCACAGGATGGGATGTAACTACTACCAGCGCTTCTAATGGAGTAGGTTGGTTGGTAGATCAGGGAGGTACAGGATCATCCGGAACAGGACCTAATACGGACCATACCCTGATGACAGGTGCAGGTCTATATTTCTATACGGAAACTTCTGGTGGTGTACAGGGTGATACCTATACACTGACGACCAATTGTATTGATCTTTCTGGAGCCAGCTTGCCTAAGCTCTCTTTCTGGTACCATATGCATGGTGCTGATATGGGATCTTTGGAAGCAAAAGTTGTACAGGCTGATGGAACAGAAACTTCTGTATTCCTGGCCACTGGACAACAGCAGCAAATTCAAAGTGATCCCTATCTGGAAGCGATTGCGGATTTGACTTCTTTCGCAGGTGAGACTATTCAGCTTCGTTTCGTAGGAACCAGAGGAAATGGATTTACGGGTGATATGGCGATAGATGACATTTCTATCAAAGAGCCTGCACCTATCGATGCCCTGGCTGATGAAGTATTGGCTCCATTATCTGGTTGTGCATTGACTGCAAATGAGGCTGTAAGTGTTTCTGTTGTGAACTTTGGATCTTCTCCATTGGCAAATACAGTTGCTTCCTTCTCAGTTGATGGTGGTGCATTCACAACTCCAGAAACGATCCCAACTACGATCGCTCCTGGTGATACGCTTGCTTATACATTCACCGCTACAGCAGATCTTTCTGCTCCTGGTTTCCACGATATCACAATCGTTACTACTTCTGTTACGCCTGCTGATACCCTCAACCAGAATGATACCGTAAGATTGAGCCTGATTACCTATCCACAGGTAGCAACTTTCCCATATTCTGAAGACTTTGAAAATGGTGAAGGTGGATGGCTTGCTGGTGGAGTAAATAATAGTTGGACATTTGGTACACCTGCCAAGTCTGTTATTCAAGGTGCTTCTTCGGGAGTAAATGCCTGGGTAACGGGTGGTTTGGCGACTGGTGATTACAATGCCAATGAGCAATCATGGGTAGTTTCTCCATGTTTCGACTTCTCTGGTTTATCTTCAGCTTCTATAAGCCTTGATATCTGGTGGGAGATTTTCTTCAGTACAGATGGTGCTGTATTACAGTCTTCTATAGATGGCGGCCAAAGCTGGCAAAATGTGGGTGCCTTTGGGGATCCCAATAACTGGTTCAGCGACAATACTATCGACGCCCAGCCAGGTGGATCTTCTGAAGGTTGGTCAGGTACTACCGGATTTGGTGGAGGTCCTGGTCAGTGGGTAACAGCTCGCCACAACCTTGATGGTTTGGCTGGTGAATCTCAGGTAATTCTTAGAATGGCCTTCGGTTCAGGAGCTTTCTCTCAAACCGATGGTATGGCTTTCGATAATGTAAATATCTTCCAGGGTCCTCCAGTAGATATGAGAGCGGAAGCGATTCTTTCTCCTCTTGGTTCTTCTTGTTTCAGTGGAACCGAAGATGTGATTGTTCAGTTGATCAATAAAGGAAGCCTTACGCTTGACTTTAGTACAGATAATACCACAGTAGGTGTAAATATTTCCGGACCTAACCCTCAGAGCCTGAGTTCTGTGATAAGTGCTGGTAGTTTGAATCCTGATGATACATTGGATTATACAATTACTGTACCTGCTGATTTAACAACTCCGGGTATTTATACACTTACTGCTTATGTGGCAGCTCCTGGAGATACCTTGAGTGGAAATGATACGACAGCTTCTGTTACGCTGCAATCTATTCCTTTGCAATTGGGTACCCTGACCGAAGATTTTGAAAACTTCGATCCTGTAACTAACAATGGTTGGGTAATAACTAACCCAACTCCTTTTGTTGGATGGAGACCTGATCAGGCCGGTACAGGTTCTTCAGGTACAGGTCCTGCAGTTGACCTTACCTTAGGAACTGCTGCTGGTACCTACTTCTACACAGAAACCTCTGGTGGTGGACAGGGAGATACTTATAGTTTCCTTTCGCCATGTGTAGACCTTAGTGTGAACCCTGATCCAAAGCTTGCTTTTGGTTGGCATATGTTTGGTGCCGATATGGGTACGCTTGAAGTGCACATCATCACGCCTACGCTTGATACGATCGTATTTACTCGTTCTGGACCTTTCCAAACGGCAGATACAGATCCGTGGGAAACCGATACCGTTGATCTGAACTTTGTAGGAACAGAGACTATTCAGATTGAGTTTGTAGGTGTCAGAGGAAATGGATTTACGGGTGATATGGCGATAGATGATGTGAAAATCATCCTCTTCTCTCCAGAAGATGTTGAGCCTACTGCCTTGATTCAGCCAACAAGTGATTGTGGATTAGCAGATACTTCTATTGTAGAAATCAGTTACTCGAATGTGGGTCCTGATACGATCATTGGAGTAGATCTATCTTATAACATCAATGGCGGTACTTATATCACAGAAACTGTTGGTGATACGATTGCACCAGGTGCTACTATTACGCACACCTTTGCGACAAGAGCTGACTTGAGTGCTGCTGGTACTTATGACATTGGGGTAGTTACAAATGCAGCTAATGATATCAATAAGTTTAATGATACAGTTAGCTATGTGATTGACAGCCGTCCGGTTGTTTCTTCTTACCCATATGTTGAAGACTTCGAATCCGGAAACGGGGGTTGGTCTTCCGATGGTACCAATAATTCATGGGCCTTTGGTACACCTGCTAAAAACACCATCGTTGGAGCCTCTTCCGGTGTCAATGCTTGGGTAACAGGTGGATTAGGTACAGGATCTTATAACGCAAGTGAAAATTCCTTCCTATTAGGACCTTGTTTCGACTTCTCGACCCTTGATTCCCCAACCGTATTCCTGGATGTATGGTGGAATGCCGAATTCAGCTGGGATGGTGCTGCTCTGCAGACCTCTATTGATGATGGAGCCAGCTGGCAAACTATTGGTAATGTCGGCGATCCAGACAACTGGTATACAGACAATACGATCAACGGTAGTCCTGGTGGCCAGCCGCAAGGATGGTCCGGACGCGATATCTCTGGAAATGGTTCTGGTGGTTGGGTAACTGCCCAAAACAGATTGTTCGGATTGGGTGGACAACCTAAAGTACTGATGCGAATTGCCTTCGGTTCTGATGGTTCTGTTCAGGATGATGGTGTTGCCTTTGATAACATCAAAATCACAGGTCTGATTGATCAGGATGCTGGTGCAACTACCCTCCTTTATCCATTAGGAGAATGTGGGTTGACTGCCAATGACAGTATAGTAGTAGGTGTATCCAACCTGGGTAGAGATACCTTGAATGGACCCTTTACTTTCAACTATATCCTGAATGGTGGAACTCAACAGAGCATAACTATCAATGATCAGATTCTTCCTAACAGAGGAATTCCGGTTGTTATCAGCAATGTTGACCTTTCTCCTCCCGGACCTTATACCCTTAAGGCCTGGCCAAGCGGTATCAACGGAGATGCAAACAATTTCAATGATACACTATCGGTAACTATCGAAAGTAGTCCTGGCGGACCTCTACCTATCTCAGATAACTTCAATAACTATCCTGATGGTGAAGAGATTTTTGCTGACCTGGTAAATGATCAGTTTGCTGATCTGCCATGGGAAGTGAATTTCAATGGAACAGGTTCTACTAACACAGGTCCAAGTGATGACGTTACTGGTGGAGGTGGATACATCTATATGGAAGCATCAGGTTCTGCTGATAGCGACCAGGCAAGATTGTCTACCGGATGTCTGGATTTGACAACTGCTACCAATCCTAAGCTCTTTTACTCTTACCATATGTATGGATCTTCTATTGGGTTCCTGAGTATTGATGGAGAGACTGCTGCCGGACAAACCAACCTTGGTCTGTTGATTGGAGAGCAACAATTTGATTCTAATGATCCATGGATCACTGATACCATTGATCTTGCCCCATTCATTGGACAAACCATCAATATTACCTTCACAGGTCAGATTACTGCGGACCCAACAGGTACTACCTTCCGTGGTGATATTGCACTTGATAATATTGAAATCCGTGAATTGCTGGCTAATGATGTTGGGGTAACCAATATCCTTGCACCTACGGGTGAAGATTGTGGCAATGATTCTACGATCATAGAAGTTGAGATTGTAAACTACGGAACCAATGCTCAAAGCAACTTCCCGGTTTCTGCTAATATTAGTGGTGGTACAGTTGCAACAGTGAATGGTAACTTTAATGGTACCCTGGATGCCGGAGATACTGCTACTATGGTTATTGGAGGATTCAACTCTAATACTGGAGGTGTTATGACCATCTCTGCCTTTACAGGTCTGGGCTCTGATCAGTTCTTTGGAAACAACACAGCTGTAGGAGTTGCAGTATTCGCAGTTTCTCCAGAGGCACCACTAGCAGTCAATGATTCTGTATGTTTCACTGATACGGCTATGTTTGACCTGGCTGTAACGGGTATTGCAGATGAGTTCTACTGGTACGACTCAATCACAGGTGGTAACCTGATTGCTACCGGAACCAGCTACCAGACTCCGATGCTTACTTCTTCTATCAATTATTATGTAGAAGCCAGAAGCTTTAGACCTCAGCAACTGGAGACTTCTCTTAACGAACTCTTCAATGCGCAGGATGGTAGTATGTTTGACCTGACTGCAATTGGAGGTCCGATTGAGGTAGATAGCTTTGATATAAACATTGATGGTGCCCCTGGCCCAACAATTAATGTTGAGGTATACTATCTGGATTCGTCTTACACCACTTCTTACGATGGTGTCTCGATTACCAATCCTAATGACTGGACCCTACTTGGAACTACAAGTGTTGTTTCGGCCGGGGAAGGTAATGCTACCAGAGTACCGGTAGGTGGTCTGGCGATCCCAGAAGGCTCTACTTACGGTATCTACCTTACCGCAACAGGTATCTCAGGACTTACACATGACTTTGGTACTTCCAACTACGGTGGACCGGGTCTTAATCTGAGTGCAGGTATTTCAGTAGCCTATCCATTTGGTGGGGCAAGTAATAACCAGGTATTGACCAACCGCTCATTTAGTGGTCGGGTGTATTATCAAAACCTCGGTTGTTCCAGTGATAGAACACCTGTATCAGGTACAATTCTTCCAGTACCTCCTGTAGATCTTGGTCCGGATGGAATTGAGTGTGAAGGATTCCTCTTGGATGCATCTAATCCAACTTTTGTATCCTACGACTGGGGCAACAATATCACTACTCCAACTCTACGTGCGGATACCACAGGTTCTTATGTTGTCAACATCGTTGACATCTTTGGATGTACTGCATCAGATACGGCTGTACTCATTATCAATGATGCTCCAGATGTAGACCTTGGTCCGGATCGTACGGAGTGTAATATGGTTACCCTTGATGCAGGAAATCCTGGAGCTAGCTATATCTGGTCAGTTGCTGGTCAGTTTGCTCAAACCCTGGATGTGGATCAGAGCGGAACTTATTCCGTAACAGTTAACCAACTGGGTTGTGAAACTACAGATTCAGTGAATGTAACGATCCTGCCAGGACCCGTAGTGGATCTGGGAGCCGATCGCGAAGCTTGTGATCCGATCACCCTTGATGCAGGAAATGTAGGTTCTACCTTCCTGTGGTCTACCGGTGAAAGCAGTCAGACAATTATGGTAATGCCTCCTCCGACAGGTACTTCTGATACGATCAGTGTCACAGTAACTACGGCTAATGGATGTGATGATAGTGGTCAGATCATCATTACAGGAGGAACAGAGCCTGTCGTTGATCTGGGAATGGATCAGGTAGCTTGTGATAGTGTAGTGCTTGATGCAGGAAACGCTGGAGCCACCTTTTTGTGGTCTAGTGGAGGAACCGCTCAAACAGAAACTATCAGGCAGAGTGGAAGTATTACGGTAATTGTTGCCGAAGCGAATGGTTGTAGTGCAACTGATACAGTTGATGTTACAGTAAATACCATACCGACGGCAGACTTTACCTTCAATGCTCCAAACTATCTCTTCACCTATGACTTTACCAATTCTTCCACAGGAGGTGTTGATTCAGTTCTCTGGGACTTTGGAGATGGAGCCGGTACTTCTACGGATCTTAATCCAAGCTATACTTACGGATTGGCTGGTGCTTTCGAAGTTACCCTGATCGTTTACAACGATTGTGGTACGGATACAACCAAGCAAGTTCTGGCAGGTGTAGCGATAGATGAAGAGTTCAACGCTATGATCAGCGTTTATCCTAACCCGACTACCGAAGACTTCTACGTTGAGTTGAATGGCTTCGACTTCCAGGCGGATAAACTGACCATAGAAGTAACTGACACAAGAGGAAGAAAAGTTTTCCAACATGTAGAAGAAAACATTTTTGGCCTCTATCGTCAGCGCGTTGACTTGACCAGGCATGCCGAAGGAGTGTACCTCGTGAGGATTTCCGACGGTGAACGAACTGCGTATAAACGTATTATGAAAGAATAA
- a CDS encoding response regulator transcription factor, with protein MARNKVLIVDDEKDILDLLEYNLEKEGYEVLSAMDGEEAISMAKTEKPNMVLLDIMMPQMDGIETCRRLRELPELKGTFIVFLTARAEEYSELAGFDAGADDYIAKPIKPRVLLSRIKAILRRDQTFTDEQDLLNVKDLEIIRDEYIVRRGNEIFNLPRKEFELLYFLASKPGKVFRREKLLEKIWGDVYVVDRTIDVHIRKLREKIGEGYIQTVKGVGYKFAKEK; from the coding sequence ATGGCACGTAACAAAGTGCTAATCGTCGATGACGAAAAGGACATTTTAGATCTTTTAGAGTATAACCTTGAAAAAGAGGGATATGAAGTCTTGTCTGCGATGGATGGTGAAGAAGCTATCTCAATGGCAAAGACTGAAAAACCCAATATGGTTTTACTTGACATCATGATGCCTCAGATGGATGGGATCGAAACATGTCGAAGACTGCGAGAGCTTCCTGAGTTGAAAGGAACGTTTATTGTATTCCTAACTGCAAGAGCTGAAGAGTATTCAGAGCTTGCGGGTTTTGATGCAGGGGCAGATGATTATATAGCCAAGCCGATCAAACCACGTGTTTTACTTTCACGGATCAAAGCTATTCTCAGAAGGGATCAGACTTTTACGGATGAGCAGGATTTGTTGAATGTAAAGGATTTGGAGATCATAAGAGATGAATATATCGTGAGGCGTGGAAATGAGATTTTCAATTTACCCCGAAAGGAATTTGAATTGCTGTATTTTCTCGCTTCCAAACCCGGCAAAGTTTTTCGCCGGGAGAAATTGCTGGAAAAGATTTGGGGGGATGTATATGTGGTAGATCGCACCATTGATGTTCACATACGCAAGCTGAGAGAAAAAATAGGTGAAGGCTATATTCAAACGGTTAAAGGTGTTGGGTATAAATTCGCCAAAGAGAAATGA